One Sphingomicrobium marinum genomic window carries:
- a CDS encoding ABC transporter permease, with protein sequence MNEKTPDWTIRPPGDPSLDGINWAGLKTLYAKEVKRFFKVQMQAVWAPAVTALLYFIIFTVAFGRGDREILGVSFADFIGPGLVIMAMIQNSFANASFSLLVGKIQGTIVDYLMPPLSIGELIAGLVAASVTRAFLVGGAVWLVLWLWPDVDMTPASIWPILLFGFLGSLMLAFFGLMTSLWAEKFDHAAMVTNFVVAPLALLSGTFYSVEALPETFQAASYANPFFYVISGFRYGFIGAADSNVMFGAGLLTGLNVLLFFGCFALLKSGWKLRS encoded by the coding sequence GTGAATGAAAAGACACCCGATTGGACAATTAGGCCTCCGGGCGATCCTTCCTTAGATGGGATCAATTGGGCCGGTCTCAAGACCCTCTATGCCAAGGAAGTAAAACGCTTCTTCAAGGTGCAGATGCAGGCAGTGTGGGCACCGGCCGTCACCGCGCTCCTCTATTTCATCATTTTCACCGTGGCATTCGGCCGCGGCGACCGGGAAATACTGGGCGTGAGCTTTGCCGATTTCATCGGACCCGGCCTCGTCATCATGGCGATGATCCAGAACAGCTTTGCCAATGCCAGCTTCTCGCTCCTCGTCGGCAAGATACAGGGCACCATCGTCGATTACCTGATGCCGCCATTGTCGATCGGCGAGCTCATTGCCGGGCTGGTGGCGGCGTCGGTAACGCGCGCCTTCCTGGTCGGGGGCGCGGTGTGGCTGGTGCTGTGGCTGTGGCCGGACGTCGACATGACGCCGGCTTCGATCTGGCCGATCCTGCTGTTCGGTTTTCTCGGCTCGCTGATGCTGGCTTTCTTCGGGTTGATGACCTCATTGTGGGCCGAAAAGTTCGATCACGCGGCGATGGTGACCAATTTCGTGGTCGCGCCGCTCGCCCTGCTGTCGGGGACATTCTATTCGGTCGAAGCACTGCCCGAAACATTTCAGGCGGCAAGCTACGCGAACCCCTTTTTCTACGTGATCTCCGGTTTTCGTTATGGCTTCATCGGCGCGGCCGATAGCAATGTGATGTTTGGTGCCGGGCTACTGACCGGTCTCAACGTCCTGCTGTTCTTTGGCTGTTTCGCGCTGCTGAAGTCCGGATGGAAGCTGCGAAGCTGA